The Pan paniscus chromosome 1, NHGRI_mPanPan1-v2.0_pri, whole genome shotgun sequence genome has a segment encoding these proteins:
- the LOC134729698 gene encoding large ribosomal subunit protein eL21 — protein sequence MTNTKGKRRGTRYMFSRPFRKHGVVPLATYMRIYKKGDIVDIKGMGTVQKGMPHKCYHGKTGRVYNVTQHAVGIVVNKQVKGKILAKRINVRIEHIKHSKSRDSFLKRVKENDQKKKEAKEKGTWVQLKRQPAPPREAHFVRTNGKEPELLEPIPYEFMA from the coding sequence ATGAcgaacacaaagggaaagaggagaggcacccgatatatgttctctaggccttttagaaaacatggagttgttcctttggccacatatatgcgaatctataagaaaggtgatattgtagacatcaagggaatgggtactgttcaaaaaggaatgccccacaagtgttaccatggcaaaactggaagagtctacaatgttacccagcatgctgttggcattgttgtaaacaaacaagttaagggcaagattcttgccaagagaattaaTGTGCGTATTGAGCACATTAAGCACTCTAAGAGCCGAGATAGCTTCCTGAAACGtgtgaaggaaaatgatcagaaaaagaaagaagccaaagagaaaggtacctGGGTTCAACTAAAGCGccagcctgctccacccagagaagcacactttgtgagaaccaatgggaaggagcctgagctgctggaacctattccctatgaattcatggcataa